From the Natrarchaeobaculum aegyptiacum genome, one window contains:
- a CDS encoding M48 family metallopeptidase, translating to MTSIRTRASLLVRTLVAAGCGLVLSSTVVVAALLLVGVPVYAGVYYGIETLSAPGLVPGTDSGLVAEPLAAALVVAVAIPCLVAVQLSLRAVRSARERSSPAGALTQGTVELASYVLLLSSLLIVLAAVPFVRPVLPDPVFAILILLGFFYLLTVGYAWAAHEWVHSRDDDEDERTTGGNWLVIGVIAVGYLSVSYWAGFALLVVAALVWLVLGSTVVPGHVERVRDAVERRAAESAEEEPVDPDDVYGFTDEVRRVRTRLERTTGLGPAVPAMVATLAVIGVSYWSTTVVSVETLAVTVAVVSALAFVGVHVGGAIRAEFAGDTAVLRDLEDRFNLESRTAGASDRPVATVDAEDAGRPSDATGAPGTDDSLESTVTRLAGQADLPAPDVRVLEHSTPVALTVGYRPDATTLVCSRGLLETLTEREREAVIAHELAHVANRDAAVLTALSAPGAVAQLARSRYGYNPVVEPLAMAVRFASRWYVALVSRGREYAADDGAVAITGDPAALASALESLDDELEHRPSADLRERDTATAFAIVPPPWEEHRFFDRTRRFVARGIFGTHPTTASRIERLRNRLPSR from the coding sequence GTGACCTCGATTCGAACCCGCGCCAGCCTCCTCGTTCGGACGCTCGTCGCCGCGGGTTGTGGTCTCGTCCTCTCGAGTACCGTCGTCGTCGCGGCGCTCTTGCTCGTCGGCGTCCCCGTCTACGCAGGCGTCTACTACGGCATCGAGACGCTTTCGGCACCGGGACTCGTGCCAGGAACCGATTCGGGACTCGTCGCTGAACCGCTCGCCGCGGCGCTCGTGGTCGCGGTCGCGATTCCCTGTCTGGTCGCCGTCCAACTGTCGCTTCGAGCCGTCCGGAGCGCCCGCGAGCGGTCGTCACCGGCGGGCGCACTCACCCAGGGGACCGTCGAACTCGCCTCCTACGTCCTCCTGTTGTCGTCGCTGCTGATCGTCCTCGCAGCAGTGCCGTTCGTTCGACCGGTGCTTCCCGACCCGGTGTTCGCCATCCTGATCCTGCTCGGGTTCTTCTACCTGCTGACGGTCGGGTACGCCTGGGCCGCCCACGAGTGGGTCCACTCGAGAGACGACGACGAAGACGAACGGACGACCGGCGGCAACTGGCTCGTCATCGGCGTGATCGCCGTCGGCTACCTCAGCGTCTCCTACTGGGCTGGATTCGCCCTGCTGGTCGTGGCCGCGCTCGTCTGGCTCGTCCTCGGCTCGACCGTCGTCCCCGGCCACGTCGAACGGGTTCGAGACGCCGTCGAACGGCGTGCTGCCGAGAGCGCCGAGGAGGAACCCGTCGACCCGGACGACGTCTACGGGTTCACGGACGAGGTTCGACGGGTTCGTACCCGCCTCGAGCGGACCACCGGGCTGGGACCGGCCGTTCCGGCGATGGTCGCCACCCTCGCCGTGATCGGTGTGAGTTACTGGTCGACGACCGTCGTGTCGGTCGAAACGCTCGCCGTCACGGTGGCCGTCGTGAGCGCGCTCGCGTTCGTCGGCGTCCACGTCGGCGGCGCGATCCGCGCGGAGTTCGCCGGCGACACCGCGGTCCTCCGGGACCTCGAGGACCGATTCAACCTCGAGTCGCGCACGGCCGGGGCCTCCGACCGTCCGGTCGCGACTGTCGACGCCGAGGACGCCGGGCGTCCGAGTGACGCGACTGGTGCTCCCGGAACCGACGACTCACTCGAGTCGACCGTCACGCGACTCGCCGGACAGGCCGACCTACCGGCTCCCGACGTTCGAGTACTCGAACACAGCACGCCCGTCGCGCTGACGGTCGGCTACCGCCCGGACGCGACGACGCTCGTCTGCTCTCGGGGGCTTCTCGAGACGCTCACCGAGCGGGAACGCGAGGCCGTGATCGCCCACGAACTCGCCCACGTCGCCAACCGGGACGCGGCCGTCCTGACCGCGCTGTCGGCCCCGGGTGCCGTCGCCCAGCTCGCGCGCAGCCGGTACGGCTACAATCCAGTCGTCGAACCGCTCGCGATGGCCGTTCGGTTCGCGAGTCGCTGGTACGTCGCCCTCGTCTCCCGCGGCCGGGAGTACGCTGCCGACGACGGCGCTGTCGCGATCACGGGCGATCCCGCGGCGCTGGCCAGTGCTCTCGAGTCTCTCGACGACGAGCTCGAGCATCGGCCGTCAGCAGACCTGCGCGAGCGCGATACGGCCACCGCGTTCGCCATCGTCCCGCCGCCGTGGGAGGAGCACCGCTTCTTCGATCGGACCCGACGGTTCGTCGCTCGTGGGATCTTCGGCACGCACCCGACGACCGCGTCGCGAATCGAGCGGCTT
- a CDS encoding amidohydrolase: MTADDLVSLRRDLHRRPEPAWCEFYTTARIVDELESRVDLDELYTGPDAIAGEHRLAVPEDDALEDWYDRALAAGADEATLERLEGGYTGAVAVLERGEGPTVGLRVDIDALPREEAADAEHVPAAEGFRSANDGAMHACGHDAHATIGIGVLEQVATSDFSGTLKVFFQPAEEVVGGGKPMAKSDHLADVDYLLALHVGLDHPTGEVVAGIDGFLAITQLEAEFTGEPAHAGGHPERGRNAVQAMATAVQNLYAIPRHDDGATRVNAGIVEGGSAANIVPEHARIVAEVRGETTNLMEYVRDRAERVFHSAAEMHDCEVDLETGAEAPSATSDGELVSIVASVAAGTPGVDRVLERDDLGGSEDATYLMREVQRNGGLATYVGIGTDHPGGHHTSTFDVDETSIGHGVDVLSQTIEQIAIERP, translated from the coding sequence ATGACCGCAGACGACCTCGTCTCACTCCGGCGGGACCTCCACCGTCGGCCCGAACCCGCCTGGTGTGAGTTCTACACCACGGCCCGGATCGTCGACGAACTCGAGTCCCGGGTCGACCTCGACGAACTGTACACTGGCCCGGATGCCATCGCCGGCGAGCACCGACTGGCTGTTCCCGAAGACGACGCCCTCGAGGACTGGTACGACCGCGCGCTCGCCGCCGGTGCGGACGAAGCGACGCTCGAGCGTCTCGAGGGAGGGTACACCGGCGCGGTGGCGGTTCTCGAGCGCGGCGAGGGGCCGACCGTGGGGTTGCGAGTCGATATCGACGCCTTGCCGCGGGAGGAGGCCGCCGACGCCGAGCACGTCCCTGCAGCAGAAGGCTTTCGTTCGGCAAACGACGGCGCGATGCACGCCTGCGGCCACGACGCGCACGCGACGATCGGAATCGGCGTGCTCGAGCAGGTTGCAACAAGTGACTTTTCGGGGACGCTGAAGGTGTTCTTCCAGCCGGCCGAGGAAGTCGTTGGCGGCGGGAAGCCGATGGCGAAGAGCGACCACCTCGCTGACGTCGACTACTTGCTGGCGCTGCACGTCGGACTCGACCACCCGACAGGCGAGGTCGTCGCCGGGATCGACGGCTTCCTCGCGATCACCCAGCTCGAGGCCGAGTTTACGGGCGAACCAGCCCACGCAGGCGGGCATCCGGAACGCGGGCGCAACGCCGTCCAGGCGATGGCGACGGCGGTCCAGAACCTGTACGCGATTCCGCGCCACGACGACGGCGCGACCCGGGTCAACGCCGGAATCGTCGAGGGCGGCAGCGCCGCGAACATCGTCCCCGAGCACGCCCGGATCGTCGCCGAAGTTCGCGGCGAGACGACCAACCTCATGGAGTACGTCCGAGACCGAGCCGAGCGGGTGTTCCACAGTGCCGCCGAGATGCACGACTGCGAGGTCGATCTCGAGACGGGTGCGGAGGCCCCGAGCGCGACGAGCGACGGGGAACTGGTCTCGATCGTCGCCAGCGTCGCAGCCGGGACGCCCGGCGTCGACCGCGTGCTCGAGCGCGACGACCTCGGCGGAAGCGAGGACGCGACCTACCTGATGCGTGAGGTCCAGCGAAACGGTGGGCTGGCGACCTACGTGGGGATCGGCACCGACCACCCCGGTGGCCATCACACGTCGACGTTCGACGTCGACGAGACGAGTATCGGCCACGGCGTCGACGTCCTCTCGCAAACGATCGAGCAGATCGCGATCGAGCGGCCCTGA
- a CDS encoding uS10/mL48 family ribosomal protein: MTFVTRLTLQSGDRAALDGVVDDIKSAAERKGAALKGPHTHPPETLSVPQHSRLHVDDERQFDTWQYTVFTRELEIHGHAQFARTVASRNFPDSVHVEAEIEQLRGTGRTN, encoded by the coding sequence ATGACCTTCGTTACCCGCCTCACGCTCCAGAGCGGCGATCGCGCCGCTCTCGACGGCGTCGTCGATGATATCAAATCCGCTGCAGAGCGCAAGGGAGCCGCACTCAAAGGACCACACACCCATCCGCCCGAGACGCTCTCGGTACCCCAGCACAGCCGGCTCCACGTCGACGACGAGCGCCAGTTCGACACCTGGCAGTACACCGTCTTCACCCGAGAACTCGAGATCCACGGTCACGCCCAGTTCGCCCGGACGGTCGCCAGTCGAAACTTCCCCGACTCGGTCCACGTCGAAGCCGAGATCGAACAGCTTCGCGGGACGGGTCGGACGAACTGA
- a CDS encoding bis(5'-nucleosyl)-tetraphosphatase: protein MAVEATSAGAILFRDTRGRREYLLLKSRPGDWEFPKGGVEGEEELQQTAIREVQEEAGIEDFRLIDGFREDYDYVFEANGKTIHKTVHLFIAKSFEASAELSNEHRDLQWRDYEQAVNTVTQDGPREILEEAHEFLDELEAEAESEEA from the coding sequence ATGGCAGTCGAAGCTACGAGCGCAGGCGCGATCCTCTTCCGCGACACGCGGGGCCGGCGCGAGTATCTTCTACTCAAGAGCCGCCCGGGTGACTGGGAGTTTCCGAAGGGCGGTGTCGAAGGAGAGGAAGAGCTACAACAGACGGCAATTCGAGAAGTACAGGAAGAGGCTGGAATCGAGGACTTCCGCCTCATCGACGGCTTTCGCGAGGACTACGACTACGTCTTCGAAGCCAACGGCAAGACGATCCACAAGACGGTCCATCTCTTCATCGCGAAGTCGTTCGAAGCGAGTGCGGAACTCTCGAACGAACACCGCGACCTGCAGTGGCGCGACTACGAACAGGCCGTAAACACCGTCACACAGGACGGCCCCCGCGAGATCCTAGAGGAAGCCCACGAGTTCCTGGACGAACTCGAGGCCGAGGCCGAAAGCGAGGAGGCGTAG
- a CDS encoding RDD family protein gives MEKYPTPQMGTNGQVVGKRVLAFVVDSLLLGIAYAVIVGILVAIGDVGLAMLFGWFVAPVLGFAYFIVLEGLYGCTPGKHLLGLVVVKSDGKNMTLGSSAIRNLLLIVDSLPFFYLLGIVMLFVTNENQRVGDLAADTVVVSQR, from the coding sequence ATGGAAAAGTACCCGACGCCACAGATGGGAACGAACGGACAGGTCGTCGGCAAGCGTGTACTCGCGTTCGTCGTCGATAGCCTTCTGCTGGGCATCGCGTACGCCGTCATCGTCGGTATTCTGGTCGCCATCGGCGACGTGGGCCTCGCCATGCTGTTCGGCTGGTTCGTCGCGCCCGTGCTCGGATTCGCGTACTTCATCGTCCTCGAGGGACTGTACGGCTGTACGCCCGGAAAACACCTGCTCGGGCTCGTCGTGGTAAAATCCGACGGAAAGAACATGACGCTCGGCTCCTCGGCGATCCGAAACCTGTTGCTGATCGTCGACTCGCTGCCGTTTTTCTACCTCCTCGGCATCGTCATGCTGTTCGTCACGAACGAGAACCAGCGCGTCGGCGACCTCGCGGCCGACACGGTCGTCGTCAGCCAGCGCTAG
- a CDS encoding DUF4013 domain-containing protein, whose amino-acid sequence MSRLEDPLRYPLRGNWLERTLYGSALVVGSILLVPLVVLAGYGVRVLETSLEGLEEPPAFDGWGSLLRRGAGAIAITLAYLFGPLLAGTLLALALGVVGYYGLQGLVPVIGGETTIVWLVSGAAGLFTALVGLVVAGVVFVSWLCLPAGLVRYAQTGRLRASLDQTAVGSLVRTREYLGAVVVLQLLPLVVPLLAVVALVTIVGVLALPALGFLTVLVFARVLGVFLAGPGASQVPTARDAHLEQAALE is encoded by the coding sequence ATGTCGCGACTCGAGGACCCACTCCGGTATCCGCTTCGTGGCAACTGGCTCGAGCGGACGCTCTACGGGTCGGCACTCGTCGTCGGTTCGATCCTCCTCGTCCCGCTCGTCGTCCTCGCGGGCTACGGCGTTCGCGTCCTCGAGACGAGCCTCGAGGGTCTCGAGGAGCCGCCGGCGTTCGACGGCTGGGGGTCCCTGCTCCGCCGGGGAGCGGGTGCGATTGCGATCACACTTGCGTACCTTTTTGGTCCCCTCCTCGCGGGGACGCTGCTCGCGCTCGCCCTCGGCGTCGTCGGCTACTACGGATTACAGGGCCTCGTACCGGTGATCGGCGGTGAGACGACGATCGTCTGGCTGGTCAGCGGTGCAGCAGGGCTGTTCACGGCGCTCGTCGGCCTCGTCGTCGCCGGTGTCGTGTTCGTGAGTTGGCTCTGTCTGCCGGCGGGGCTGGTTCGGTACGCCCAGACAGGCCGCCTTCGGGCTTCGCTCGACCAGACGGCCGTCGGGTCGCTGGTCCGCACTCGCGAGTACCTCGGTGCAGTCGTCGTCTTGCAACTCCTCCCACTGGTGGTCCCGCTGCTCGCCGTCGTAGCGCTGGTGACGATCGTCGGCGTCCTTGCACTCCCCGCACTCGGTTTCCTGACGGTGCTCGTGTTCGCTCGCGTACTCGGGGTCTTCCTCGCCGGTCCGGGGGCCAGCCAGGTGCCGACCGCTCGAGACGCCCACCTCGAGCAGGCCGCACTCGAGTGA
- a CDS encoding DUF5787 family protein, with protein sequence MTVEAGEFGFELRTCRWAEREWPPHEPLARATTVLVARQLGTRRRRWDTIVLECDREALRQRANFGPERLDSDLLHVVRNAPAEWEYYRDALPHPGYPWRYVREAIHRAADRDVLETRKRSNRIEIRRKWAYPDWLERLIAIENKPDLDASAARALGTQLEYDVAMALADEVWVATRETGERVEPVLLEDLPIQAGVLALDPDALEASVEWYPRSLAVDDPGTRILERPGRSTDGRNASAARFEYVDPDEKAATRLEIAERAYERGWRSFVETMRPDCRHFELRARDGLQALPHCGANGTCQTASACSGSCPDFEPEPPIWRTHDWPIEGGPGKRLKRVLEERRERRRPGL encoded by the coding sequence GTGACAGTCGAGGCTGGAGAGTTCGGGTTCGAACTGCGGACCTGTCGCTGGGCCGAACGCGAGTGGCCACCTCACGAACCGCTCGCGAGAGCGACGACCGTCCTCGTCGCGAGACAACTCGGGACCAGACGGCGACGCTGGGATACGATCGTCCTCGAGTGCGACCGCGAGGCTCTTCGCCAGCGCGCGAACTTCGGCCCGGAACGGCTCGATAGCGACCTCCTGCACGTGGTCCGGAACGCGCCAGCAGAGTGGGAGTACTACCGGGATGCCCTCCCCCACCCCGGCTACCCGTGGCGATACGTCCGCGAGGCGATCCACCGGGCAGCCGACCGCGACGTTCTGGAAACCCGCAAGCGGTCGAACCGGATCGAGATCAGGCGCAAGTGGGCCTACCCGGACTGGCTCGAGCGCCTGATCGCCATCGAGAACAAGCCGGACCTCGACGCGAGCGCTGCTCGCGCACTTGGAACACAACTCGAGTACGACGTCGCGATGGCGCTGGCCGACGAGGTCTGGGTGGCGACCCGGGAGACCGGCGAGCGCGTCGAACCGGTGTTGCTCGAGGACTTGCCGATCCAGGCCGGCGTCCTCGCGCTCGACCCCGATGCGCTCGAGGCGAGCGTCGAGTGGTATCCCCGGTCGCTCGCCGTCGACGATCCGGGGACGCGCATCCTCGAGCGACCGGGTCGATCGACGGACGGTCGGAACGCCTCCGCCGCCCGCTTCGAGTACGTCGATCCCGACGAGAAGGCTGCGACGCGCCTCGAGATCGCCGAACGGGCCTACGAACGCGGCTGGCGCTCGTTCGTGGAGACGATGCGACCAGACTGCCGACACTTCGAGTTACGGGCCCGGGACGGCCTGCAGGCACTCCCCCACTGTGGCGCGAACGGGACTTGCCAGACGGCGTCGGCGTGTTCGGGCTCCTGCCCGGACTTCGAACCCGAGCCGCCGATCTGGCGGACCCACGACTGGCCGATCGAGGGTGGGCCCGGAAAACGGCTCAAACGCGTGCTCGAGGAGCGCCGAGAGCGGCGACGGCCCGGGCTGTGA
- a CDS encoding DUF5797 family protein, giving the protein MTLSEEARDRLADVVELQPTKNAELQERWGLESGSEVHQYLENELGDYYFRDDNSLIRATEEAADLVDVEPGIESDPDADGAPSRIRVPELHAQIVEVLARPDEDSESVVSVLHKLRDEFDVDPDAEDVRSSLQSLRRKDVVEVEYRTVPTFRLAVDPDDLEVSVSD; this is encoded by the coding sequence ATGACGCTTTCGGAGGAGGCCAGAGACCGGCTGGCCGACGTCGTCGAGTTACAGCCGACGAAAAACGCCGAGTTGCAAGAGCGATGGGGGCTCGAGAGCGGCAGCGAGGTCCACCAGTATCTGGAGAACGAACTCGGGGACTACTACTTTCGAGACGACAACAGTCTGATCCGCGCGACCGAGGAGGCCGCAGACCTCGTCGACGTCGAACCCGGCATCGAGAGCGATCCCGACGCAGATGGCGCACCCTCACGCATCCGCGTCCCGGAGCTACACGCCCAGATCGTCGAGGTGCTCGCCCGACCCGACGAAGACTCCGAGAGCGTCGTCTCCGTCCTGCACAAGCTCAGAGACGAATTCGACGTCGATCCCGACGCCGAGGACGTTCGCTCGAGCCTCCAGAGCCTGCGCCGAAAGGACGTCGTCGAGGTCGAGTATCGCACTGTGCCGACGTTCCGGCTGGCTGTCGATCCCGACGACCTCGAGGTCTCCGTTTCGGACTGA
- a CDS encoding 2Fe-2S iron-sulfur cluster-binding protein: MTEYTVEFVGTGETITCSDKETILSRCLEEGIAQEYSCRVGMCLACSAEIIEGEVTQPAARGFTEQEAENYALTCMARPQSDLKLERGVYPPSIEGDLSGDAAPADD; encoded by the coding sequence ATGACCGAGTACACCGTCGAGTTCGTGGGGACGGGCGAGACCATCACCTGCTCCGACAAAGAGACTATCCTCAGCCGGTGTCTCGAGGAAGGCATCGCACAGGAGTACTCCTGTCGCGTCGGGATGTGTCTCGCCTGTTCGGCCGAAATCATCGAGGGGGAGGTCACCCAGCCGGCCGCCCGGGGATTCACTGAGCAGGAAGCAGAGAACTACGCACTGACCTGCATGGCTCGCCCGCAGTCGGACCTGAAACTCGAGCGCGGTGTCTACCCACCGAGCATCGAGGGCGACCTCTCGGGTGACGCTGCGCCCGCGGACGACTGA
- the ftsZ gene encoding cell division protein FtsZ, which produces MDSLIDDAIDEAEEGEPPATEGGQPPTDSSSERKSGTMTDEELEDVLQDLQTDITVVGCGGAGGNTIDRMFEEGIHGAKMVAANTDVQHLVEIEADTKILMGEEKTGGRGAGSLPQVGEEAALESQADIYEAIEGSDMVFVTAGLGGGTGTGSAPVVAKAAREAGALTISIVTTPFTAEGEVRRTNAEAGLERLRDVSDTVIVVPNDRLLDSVGKLPVRQAFKVSDEVLMRSVKGITELITKPGLVNLDFADVRTVMERGGVAMIGLGEADSEAKAEDSVKTALRSPLLDVDISGANSALVNVTGGNDMSIEEAEGVVEEIYDRIDPDARIIWGTSIDETLEGSMRTMIVVTGVQSPQIYGRPDGSEAVQPEMTNDIDFVD; this is translated from the coding sequence ATGGACTCACTCATCGACGACGCCATCGACGAGGCCGAGGAGGGGGAGCCGCCGGCCACGGAAGGCGGCCAGCCCCCGACCGACTCCTCGAGCGAGCGCAAATCGGGGACGATGACGGACGAAGAGCTCGAAGACGTGCTGCAGGATCTCCAGACGGACATCACCGTCGTCGGCTGCGGCGGTGCCGGAGGCAACACGATCGACCGGATGTTCGAGGAAGGTATCCACGGAGCGAAGATGGTCGCCGCCAACACCGACGTCCAGCACCTCGTCGAAATCGAGGCCGACACCAAGATCCTCATGGGCGAGGAGAAGACCGGCGGCCGTGGTGCCGGCTCGCTCCCGCAGGTCGGCGAGGAGGCCGCCCTCGAGAGTCAGGCAGACATCTACGAGGCCATCGAAGGCTCGGACATGGTGTTCGTCACCGCCGGACTCGGCGGCGGCACCGGCACCGGCTCGGCCCCCGTCGTCGCCAAGGCCGCCCGCGAGGCTGGCGCGCTGACGATTTCGATCGTCACGACGCCCTTTACCGCCGAAGGCGAGGTCCGACGGACCAACGCCGAGGCTGGCCTCGAGCGTCTGCGCGACGTTTCCGACACCGTCATCGTCGTCCCGAACGACCGCCTGCTCGACTCGGTTGGCAAACTGCCCGTCCGTCAGGCGTTCAAGGTCTCTGACGAAGTCCTGATGCGCTCGGTGAAGGGCATCACCGAACTCATCACGAAACCCGGCCTCGTCAACTTGGACTTCGCCGACGTCCGCACGGTCATGGAACGCGGTGGCGTCGCTATGATCGGCCTCGGTGAAGCCGACTCCGAGGCGAAAGCCGAAGACTCCGTCAAGACCGCGCTGCGCTCGCCGCTTCTGGACGTCGACATCTCCGGGGCGAACTCCGCGCTCGTCAACGTCACCGGCGGCAACGACATGTCCATCGAGGAAGCCGAAGGCGTCGTCGAAGAGATCTACGACCGCATCGACCCCGACGCCCGCATCATCTGGGGAACCTCCATCGACGAAACACTCGAGGGCAGCATGCGCACCATGATCGTCGTCACGGGCGTCCAGTCCCCACAGATCTACGGCCGCCCCGACGGCAGCGAGGCCGTCCAGCCCGAGATGACGAACGACATCGACTTCGTCGACTGA